One window from the genome of Cyclobacterium amurskyense encodes:
- the porX gene encoding T9SS response regulator signal transducer PorX: MQNFKILWADDEIDLLKPHILFLQQKGYDIVTVNSGLDAVEKVEEDNFDVIFLDEMMPGMTGLETLQQIKSLKPQIPVVMITKSEEEHIMDDAIGGKIADYLIKPINPNQILLSVKKILQNKQLISEKTNLSYQQDFRNISMAYNDAIDHEEWADIYKKLTYWELEIDETENKSMQEVLETQKVEANANFARFIKENYLDWLNVPNVSKPVLSHQVMKKHVFPKLNKDKPLFFIVIDNLRLDQWEMIENQLRDYFLVKENGTYYSILPTTTAFSRNALFSGMMPLEMAKSHPDLWEGEDTDEGKNNHEEEFLKVNLKKNRLSIRSSYNKILQTNQGKAVLEQFPNLMKNELNVLVYNFVDMMSHARTDMKMIRELAPDESAYRSLTISWFLHSSLFELFKKISAAGAEVIVTTDHGTKRVNKPYKIIGDRNVTTNLRYKQGKNLNFESGKVFEISNPDEARLPRLNISSSYVFAVEDYFFAYPNNYNYYVNYYRDTFQHGGVSLEEMIIPIVHLQPK; the protein is encoded by the coding sequence ATGCAAAATTTCAAAATATTATGGGCAGACGATGAGATCGATCTCTTAAAACCTCATATTTTATTTCTACAACAAAAAGGTTATGACATTGTTACTGTGAACAGTGGACTTGATGCTGTAGAAAAAGTGGAGGAGGATAATTTTGATGTGATATTTTTAGATGAGATGATGCCGGGCATGACTGGCCTTGAAACCCTACAGCAAATCAAAAGCCTAAAACCACAAATTCCTGTGGTAATGATCACCAAGAGTGAGGAAGAGCATATCATGGATGATGCCATTGGTGGTAAGATTGCTGATTACCTGATTAAGCCCATTAATCCCAATCAAATTTTGCTTTCTGTCAAGAAAATTCTACAGAACAAACAGCTGATAAGTGAGAAGACCAACCTTTCCTATCAGCAGGATTTCAGAAATATAAGTATGGCTTATAATGATGCTATAGATCATGAAGAATGGGCTGATATCTATAAAAAACTTACTTATTGGGAGCTGGAGATAGATGAAACGGAAAACAAAAGCATGCAAGAAGTGCTTGAAACACAAAAAGTGGAAGCCAATGCTAATTTTGCTCGTTTTATAAAAGAAAATTATTTGGATTGGTTAAACGTTCCTAATGTCAGTAAACCTGTATTGTCTCATCAGGTGATGAAAAAGCATGTTTTCCCAAAATTGAATAAAGACAAACCATTGTTTTTTATTGTGATTGACAATTTAAGATTGGATCAATGGGAAATGATAGAAAACCAGTTGAGGGATTATTTCTTGGTAAAGGAAAATGGAACCTATTATAGTATTTTGCCAACCACCACAGCCTTTTCAAGAAATGCATTGTTTAGTGGAATGATGCCGCTTGAGATGGCGAAATCTCACCCTGACCTATGGGAGGGAGAAGATACTGACGAAGGTAAAAACAACCATGAAGAGGAGTTTTTAAAAGTAAACCTTAAAAAGAACAGGCTCTCTATTCGTTCTAGCTACAATAAAATTTTGCAGACCAACCAAGGTAAGGCAGTATTAGAGCAGTTTCCCAATCTCATGAAAAATGAGTTAAATGTATTGGTTTACAATTTTGTGGACATGATGTCACATGCCAGGACTGATATGAAAATGATCAGAGAGTTGGCCCCTGATGAATCCGCCTATCGTTCTCTAACCATAAGCTGGTTTCTGCACAGTTCTTTATTTGAACTATTCAAGAAAATAAGTGCTGCAGGTGCGGAGGTGATTGTGACTACGGATCATGGTACCAAACGCGTGAATAAACCTTATAAAATCATAGGAGATCGAAACGTTACTACCAATTTGAGGTATAAACAAGGAAAAAACCTTAATTTTGAATCGGGAAAAGTCTTTGAGATCAGCAACCCAGATGAAGCCAGGCTTCCTCGTTTGAATATTTCTTCCAGTTATGTATTTGCTGTAGAAGATTATTTCTTTGCCTATCCAAATAATTACAACTACTACGTAAATTATTATAGGGATACCTTTCAACATGGTGGAGTATCATTGGAAGAAATGATCATCCCTATCGTACATTTGCAGCCAAAATGA
- a CDS encoding HD domain-containing protein — protein sequence MNRTLKSYKIINDPVYGFINIPSELIFAVIDHPYFQRLRRIKQLGLTDMVYPGALHTRFHHAIGAMHLMSITLDQLRNKGIEISDIEYEAALLAILLHDIGHGPFSHALESILLKGQHHETLSLLFFDELNKQFHGQLSLARKIFVGSYERKFFHQLVSSQLDIDRLDYLQRDCFFTGVSEGTIGADRIIKMMTIINDEVVIEEKGIYSIENFLNARRLMYWQVYLHKTTVCAEKMLINLILRAKHLGSSGFQLPGSIEFLGFLTKNLTKDTSTGTPAWLDDFAQLDDLDVWGAIKLWKDIDDLVLSQISKMFLTRNLFKIHLSNQPLDVKETTTLKLKVQKKLMVSDENLSYFFSEGEISNYGYLTENKILILTKKGEVLDVASAADLPNIKAMSKIVKKYYACHAKNLTLR from the coding sequence ATGAACAGGACATTGAAAAGTTATAAAATCATAAATGACCCGGTATACGGGTTTATTAACATTCCAAGTGAGCTGATTTTTGCAGTCATTGACCATCCTTACTTTCAAAGGTTACGTAGAATCAAGCAGCTTGGTTTGACAGATATGGTATATCCTGGAGCCTTGCATACTAGGTTTCATCATGCCATTGGAGCGATGCACCTTATGAGCATCACTTTAGACCAACTTCGAAATAAGGGAATTGAAATTTCAGACATTGAATACGAAGCTGCTTTACTTGCTATTCTTCTCCATGACATCGGTCATGGCCCCTTTTCCCATGCTCTAGAATCAATATTACTAAAAGGCCAGCACCATGAAACATTGTCACTGCTCTTTTTTGACGAATTAAATAAGCAATTTCATGGCCAGCTTTCACTGGCTAGAAAAATTTTTGTTGGAAGTTACGAAAGAAAATTCTTTCACCAACTCGTCTCTAGTCAATTGGATATTGATCGACTAGATTATTTACAAAGAGATTGTTTTTTTACAGGAGTATCTGAAGGTACTATCGGTGCTGACAGGATCATTAAAATGATGACCATCATCAATGATGAAGTGGTGATCGAAGAAAAAGGCATTTACAGCATTGAGAATTTTCTGAATGCTAGAAGACTTATGTATTGGCAGGTCTATTTACACAAGACAACTGTTTGCGCAGAAAAAATGCTAATTAACCTGATTTTAAGAGCCAAGCATCTTGGAAGTTCAGGTTTTCAACTTCCAGGATCCATTGAATTCTTGGGTTTTTTAACAAAGAACTTAACCAAAGACACTAGTACCGGAACACCTGCTTGGCTGGATGATTTTGCTCAGCTCGATGATTTAGACGTATGGGGTGCAATAAAACTTTGGAAGGACATAGACGATTTGGTACTAAGTCAAATTTCCAAAATGTTTTTGACTAGAAATTTATTTAAAATCCACCTTAGCAATCAGCCTTTGGATGTTAAGGAAACGACAACTTTAAAATTGAAAGTTCAAAAAAAATTAATGGTTTCTGACGAAAATTTAAGTTATTTTTTCTCTGAGGGAGAAATCAGCAACTATGGCTATTTGACTGAAAATAAAATTTTAATTCTAACAAAAAAGGGGGAAGTATTGGACGTAGCATCGGCTGCAGATTTACCAAATATAAAAGCAATGAGTAAAATTGTTAAAAAATACTATGCTTGTCATGCTAAAAATTTAACTTTACGGTAA
- the lpxD gene encoding UDP-3-O-(3-hydroxymyristoyl)glucosamine N-acyltransferase, translating into MEFTIDHIAQLLDGTVEGDGSQLIHTLEKIQEGKPGSIGFLSNLKYEKHLYTTNCSAIIVSEDFVPQKSYSTTLVRVKDPYTAFSKLLESYSELTKPNPQGVEEPSFFGENSVIGEKYYLGAFSYVGKNCIIGDNVKIYPQVYIGDNVTIGNDCVFHSGVKIYAQTKIGNNCEIHAGTILGADGFGFTPQADGTYSNVPQLGNVVLEDNISIGANSTVDCATLGSTIIKKGAKIDNHVQIAHNVTIGENTVIAAQAGVAGSTIIGKNCVLAGKSSIVGHIELANNTTVGGNTGVMKSITEPGTTLFGFIGFDVKAFLKSYSIFKKLPLLQDKLRELEKKQ; encoded by the coding sequence ATGGAATTTACCATTGATCATATTGCTCAACTTTTAGATGGAACTGTAGAAGGTGATGGTTCGCAGCTTATCCACACCTTAGAAAAGATCCAAGAAGGGAAACCTGGCAGCATTGGTTTTCTTTCTAATTTAAAATACGAGAAACACCTTTACACTACTAATTGCTCAGCAATTATCGTTTCAGAAGACTTTGTACCACAAAAATCTTATTCGACGACCTTGGTCAGGGTAAAGGATCCTTACACTGCTTTTTCTAAGTTACTGGAAAGTTATTCAGAACTCACCAAACCCAACCCTCAAGGAGTAGAAGAACCGAGTTTTTTTGGTGAAAACAGTGTAATAGGTGAAAAATATTACCTAGGAGCATTTTCCTATGTAGGGAAAAACTGTATCATTGGCGACAATGTTAAGATTTATCCGCAAGTATATATCGGTGACAATGTCACAATAGGCAACGACTGTGTTTTTCATTCAGGGGTTAAAATATATGCCCAAACTAAGATTGGGAATAACTGTGAAATTCACGCTGGAACAATCTTAGGCGCTGATGGCTTTGGCTTTACGCCTCAAGCAGATGGCACATACAGTAATGTCCCTCAGTTAGGAAATGTAGTCTTAGAAGACAATATTAGCATTGGCGCAAATTCCACAGTAGATTGTGCAACTTTAGGTTCCACTATTATAAAGAAGGGAGCGAAGATTGACAATCATGTTCAAATTGCACACAATGTGACAATTGGAGAAAACACAGTCATTGCTGCGCAAGCAGGTGTTGCTGGATCCACTATTATTGGAAAAAACTGTGTCCTCGCAGGTAAATCATCTATTGTAGGACATATAGAACTTGCTAATAACACAACAGTGGGAGGCAACACAGGAGTAATGAAATCAATAACTGAACCAGGAACCACTTTATTTGGTTTTATAGGTTTTGATGTAAAAGCTTTCCTAAAATCTTATTCCATTTTCAAAAAACTGCCTTTACTTCAGGACAAATTAAGAGAGCTGGAAAAAAAACAATAA
- a CDS encoding bifunctional UDP-3-O-[3-hydroxymyristoyl] N-acetylglucosamine deacetylase/3-hydroxyacyl-ACP dehydratase: MKVKQHTIKKQVTLNGVGLHTGIVANMTFLPASPNHGYKFQRMDLEGQPIIDADVDNVVDVSRGTTLEQGGARVFTVEHVLAALVGMEIDNVLIQLNGPEPPILDGSSIQFINILEDAGLEEQNALRRFFEVPESIHYKDSAREVEMAALPLDDFRVTVMVDYNSPVLGSQHASITDISQFRHEIASCRTFCFLHELEMLYKNNLIQGGDLNNAIVVVDRIVEEAELANLAKMFNKQKVEVKKEGILNNVELRYKNEPARHKLLDVIGDLALVGRPLKAQILAARPGHAANVAFAKKIKRAMEKAGPMHIPYYDPKSPPVLDINQISNILPHRYPFQLLDKVIYLDDKVVAGVKNVTINEPFFMGHFPNNPVMPGVLQVEAMAQTGGILVLSTVEDPENYWTYFLSIENCKFRKMVLPGDTLIFKCELLNPIRRGIAKMKGEAFVGNALVCEAIMTASIVRKDA, translated from the coding sequence ATGAAAGTAAAACAGCATACCATAAAAAAACAAGTTACCCTGAACGGTGTAGGTTTACACACAGGAATTGTAGCTAACATGACCTTTTTACCAGCCAGCCCTAACCATGGATATAAATTCCAAAGGATGGATCTGGAAGGACAGCCTATCATTGATGCGGATGTGGACAATGTTGTTGACGTTTCTCGAGGAACCACATTGGAACAAGGCGGTGCAAGGGTATTTACTGTTGAGCATGTTTTGGCAGCACTTGTAGGGATGGAAATAGACAATGTTCTTATTCAGCTGAATGGCCCTGAGCCTCCAATTTTGGATGGAAGTAGCATTCAATTTATTAACATACTAGAAGATGCCGGCCTAGAAGAACAAAATGCCTTAAGAAGGTTTTTTGAAGTTCCGGAAAGCATCCATTATAAAGATAGTGCCCGAGAAGTAGAGATGGCCGCATTGCCATTGGACGATTTTAGGGTAACAGTAATGGTTGATTATAACTCTCCTGTATTGGGCAGTCAGCACGCTTCAATTACTGATATCAGCCAATTTCGCCATGAAATCGCATCATGTAGAACATTTTGCTTTTTACATGAACTAGAAATGCTCTATAAAAACAACCTGATTCAAGGGGGTGACCTCAACAATGCCATTGTAGTGGTAGACCGAATAGTAGAGGAGGCTGAACTTGCCAATCTTGCTAAAATGTTTAACAAACAAAAGGTAGAGGTCAAGAAAGAGGGCATACTCAACAATGTGGAATTAAGGTATAAAAATGAGCCAGCCAGACATAAACTTTTGGATGTGATCGGTGATCTTGCATTAGTAGGGCGACCACTCAAAGCACAAATATTAGCTGCCAGACCTGGACATGCTGCCAATGTTGCCTTTGCGAAGAAAATAAAGCGTGCGATGGAAAAAGCAGGCCCTATGCATATCCCTTATTATGATCCCAAATCCCCTCCGGTACTGGATATCAATCAAATAAGCAATATTCTACCACATAGGTATCCATTCCAACTATTAGACAAGGTCATTTATCTCGATGATAAAGTGGTGGCAGGCGTTAAAAACGTGACCATCAACGAACCTTTTTTTATGGGACATTTTCCTAATAATCCTGTGATGCCTGGCGTTCTACAGGTAGAGGCCATGGCCCAAACAGGAGGTATTCTCGTTTTGAGTACTGTTGAAGATCCTGAAAATTATTGGACTTATTTCCTAAGCATTGAAAATTGTAAGTTCAGGAAAATGGTTCTACCCGGTGATACATTGATTTTCAAGTGTGAATTATTAAATCCAATCCGTAGAGGTATAGCTAAAATGAAGGGGGAGGCCTTTGTAGGTAATGCCTTGGTTTGTGAAGCCATTATGACTGCCAGCATTGTAAGAAAAGACGCATGA